Proteins from one Bombus affinis isolate iyBomAffi1 chromosome 1, iyBomAffi1.2, whole genome shotgun sequence genomic window:
- the LOC126921520 gene encoding uncharacterized protein LOC126921520 isoform X5, producing the protein MLTLDHSKKATVRVKVSQEGDLATSSIIELCADYRRREGYEADPRGCLRTSQCQWLSAFWRDQRSAENGKRGWSSATNLAKDDFRASSESSHAAAGWTSLMDLSAIDNEERLEDRRPTKLQIKEVIDNSNESASENDVEFIIQVKKSKTGSSKSSEKNGERRMASEEWTEKSEVEQLRLQVKELQARCERAEKEKSEILMRRLATMETISSKAAPNEVQKLQKKNEALTQEKNSLLTKIRDLEKEVNSKTFRGERDREKDELRSKLKAAENLCESLMDDNEDMKKEIRQLEEEIYELQDTFRDEQADEHVRLRKSLEQSNKNCRILSFKLRKVERKVEELETEKATLEKKYEEVKKVEETLQKVKGEFQTRPLKKATEFTTKVQLKKMVEEMEKEIGDMMTVFTNISDGKEVNIQDMKIKDNHGKYDKLSKEHELLKEKLDSVMKELLDEKEKKKYSTKVEEKNTDLQNIKKKLEEAVTLRENERKTWDQEKTALLEEKEKLKSKLLSLSAEKLKVYNETVQLKKDLETAKTSENEGAKLEKTINDLKKELLLEKDKSKKLQDDLSGYTERESKMKQSMTSIEQTKTKLDTELKRLKKELENTKTSNSAKINDLTREVSELKKEKEKLLSQVDQEKESKESEVATLKKKISALEKTGLNTKRMNELRQTYNEKILMAYILDLENELKKGQLEYDNLNDKYKELTNLKKQFDLDNESLNSKLREQNIELIGVRRELESMRQSMKIKESEWRSERSALENRIRESELPNKALITDLNNDISNLKKENNTLVTRLEDLRKANDDLSDKLKDYEAVSKIHQALTPDTTALESEIRKLKNALENMEKAKKADLAQCKMRYEHRITAINDEIQAIQNQLSRYKRERDTYKHMLEGAQKTIAELKSAKGRQSNASSGKSDEEEELSSASKLVLETQINSLEDELSEARLEASRLKAELVSEKSASHVKVSELQSRINELEEEKVLTSGRTKIPGLKVRMELAWQKEREEHQRLLQETATLARDLRQTLFEIERERSKERLENKRRQDQLKKVYDEEKEESKKKLLELQCDLLELRDAHAKLRTSNEKMRREKERHEKEREELKDVILKKCKQEQIELRNLNVLMQQVNDLMKLFPELNGIAENGTANTYTPTPPRRLKGPKSRESSPLSDSRSDIRGSNSQFIERTEKLEYTVKKLMDVAKELKESKKSADEVNTTRLKKLGKRSTSVESDPGKGITTSRSKPRLKRKSLSLEQTSVRNEESRIWGTDSNMSSLQSLESSDAEGRTQSLQRDSSVDSRLSTGSTKSEMLEREKKHSKGIIKKITTKLTKSASVDDPNISMDLSLQTSGSETSINEKTEKKNLKKKLTDMFKRGSRSGSVEKKISSTNHSRPASRNSTTSNK; encoded by the exons ATGTTGACGTTAGATCACTCTAAAAAAGCGACTGTACGTGTCAAGGTCTCTCAAGAGGGTGACTTGGCGACAAGCTCGATTATAGAGCTATGTGCAGACTACAGACGACGCGAGGGCTACGAAGCAGATCCACGAGGTTGTCTCCGGACGAGCCAATGCCAATGGTTGTCGGCTTTTTGGCGAGATCAAAG ATCTGCCGAGAATGGAAAACGTGGTTGGTCTTCAGCGACAAATTTGGCAAAGGATGACTTTAGAGCAAGCTCAGAGTCATCGCACGCAGCAGCTGGTTGGACTTCGCTCATGGATCTTTCTGCTATCGACAACGAAGAGAGATTGGAAG ATAGGAGGCCAACTAAGTTACAAATTAAGGAGGTTATAGATAACAGCAATGAGAGCGCCTCAGAAAATGACGTCGAATTCATAATCCAG GTGAAGAAGTCGAAGACTGGTTCTTCGAAAAGCAGCGAAAAAAATGGAGAACGACGAATGGCAAGCGAAGAATGGACGGAAAAA AGCGAGGTAGAACAGTTAAGGTTACAAGTAAAAGAATTGCAAGCACGATGCGAGAGGGCGGAAAAGGAGAAGAGCGAGATCCTGATGAGGCGATTAGCAACTATGGAAACCATATCGAGTAAAGCTGCACCGAATGAAGTACAGAAATTACAGAAGAAGAATGAAG CGCTCACGCAagaaaagaacagtttattGACCAAGATAAGAGACCTGGAGAAAGAAGTGAACTCGAAAACGTTTAGAGGAGAACGAGACCGGGAAAAGGATGAGCTACGTTCGAAATTAAAGGCAGCAGAAAATTTATGCGAGAGTTTGATGGATGACAACGAAGATATGAAGAAAGAAATACGGCAATTGGAGGAAGAGATATACGAACTGCAAGATACCTTTAG GGATGAGCAAGCGGACGAGCACGTTCGTTTGCGAAAAAGTTTGGAACAGTCGAATAAGAATTGTCGAATCTTGTCGTTTAAACTGAGGAAAGTTGAGCGGAAGGTGGAAGAACTAGAAACTGAGAAAGCTACTCTGGAAAAGAAATACGAAGAG GTGAAGAAAGTTGAAGAAACGTTGCAAAAGGTTAAAGGAGAATTCCAAACTAGGCCTCTGAAAAAGGCGACTGAATTTACAACTAAAGTACAATTGAAGAAGATGGTGGAAGAGATGGAAAAAGAAATAG GAGATATGATGACTGTCTTCACGAATATTTCTGATGGCAAAGAGGTGAACATTCAGGACATGAAAATCAAGGATAACCACGGGAAATACGACAAACTCTCAAAGGAGCATGAATTACTTAAGGAAAAGCTCGATTCTGTTATGAAAGAGTTGTTAgatgagaaagaaaagaagaaatacaGTACTAAAGTCGAGGAAAAAAATACGGATTTGCAAAACA TAAAAAAGAAATTGGAGGAGGCAGTGACATTGAGAGAAAACGAAAGGAAGACATGGGACCAGGAAAAGACAGCACTGCTCGAGGAGAAAGAGAAGCTAAAATCGAAACTTCTCTCTCTATCTGCGGAGAAACTTAAAGTGTATAACGAAACTGTACAATTGAAAAAGGATCTAG AAACAGCTAAGACATCAGAAAACGAAGGTGCAAAATTAGAGAAAACGATAAACGAtttgaagaaagaattgctTTTGGAAAAAGATAAATCGAAGAAGCTACAAGATGATTTGTCAGGATATACGGAACGAGAGTCGAAAATGAAACAATCAATGACATCA ATTGAACAAACAAAAACTAAGCTCGATACTGAGTTAAAACGCTTGAAGAAGGAATTAGAAAACACAAAAACCTCCAATTCCGCGAAAATAAATGATCTGACTAGGGAGGTCTCggaattaaagaaagaaaaggaaaaattgtTATCTCAAGTCGATCAAGAGAAAGAATCAAAGGAGAGTGAAGTAGCTACCTTGAAAAAGAAGATCAGTGCATTGGAGAAAACAGGATTGAACACGAAACGGATGAATGAATTGAGGCAGACGTACAATGAAAAGATTCTGA TGGCCTATATTTTAGATTTGGAGAACGAGCTCAAGAAAGGACAACTGGAATATGATAATCTGAATGACAAATACAAGGAATTGACGAATTTGAAAAAGCAATTCGATTTGGATAATGAGTCGCTTAATAG CAAATTACGAGAACAAAATATAGAGCTGATAGGTGTTCGTAGAGAATTGGAATCAATGCGACAGtcaatgaaaataaaagaaagcgaATGGCGATCAGAAAGATCAGCTCTAGAA aatcGTATACGAGAGAGTGAGCTGCCAAACAAAGCATTGATAACAGATTTGAATAATGACATAagcaatttgaaaaaagaaaacaatacaTTAGTAACGCGATTAGAAGATTTAAGAAAAGCG AACGACGACCTTTCTGACAAACTGAAGGACTATGAAGCAGTATCAAAAATCCATCAAGCTCTGACACCAGACACAACAGCTTTGGAGTCGGAGATACGAAAATTGAAAAACGCCCTTGAAAACATGGAGAAAGCAAAGAAAGCTGATTTAGCTCAATGCAAAATGCGTTATGAGCATAGAATAACTGCTATCAACGACGAAATTCAAGCTATTCAAAATCAATTGTCTAGGTACAAACGCGAGCGCGATACATATAAACATATGTTAGAAGGTGCTCAAAAAACTATCGCAGAATTAAAGTCTGCTAAAGGTAGACAGTCGAACGCATCTTCTGGGAAATCTGACGAG GAAGAAGAACTATCTAGTGCCAGTAAATTGGTTCTAGAAACGCAGATTAATAGCTTAGAAGACGAACTTTCTGAAGCAAGATTAGAAGCATCCAGATTGAAAGCTGAATTGGTATCTGAAAAGTCAGCGAGTCATGTTAAAGTATCTGAACTGCAGTCGCGAATTAACGAG cTCGAAGAAGAGAAAGTGCTCACTAGTGGTAGAACGAAGATTCCAGGACTGAAAGTTCGTATGGAGTTAGCGTGgcaaaaagaaagagaggagcATCAGAGATTATTGCAAGAGACCGCTACACTGGCGAGGGATTTGCGACAAACTCTATTCGAA ATTGAAAGAGAACGTTCCAAGGAAAGGCTGGAGAATAAGAGACGGCAAGATCAATTGAAAAAGGTGTAcgacgaagagaaagaagaaagcaagaagaaattgttagaa tTACAATGCGATTTGCTCGAATTAAGGGACGCTCACGCAAAATTAAGGACCAGTAACGAAAAAATGAGACGCGAAAAGGAACGTCATGAGAAGGAGAGAGAAGAACTCAAAGATGTAATATTGAAAAAATGTAAACAAGAACAGATTGAATTGCGAAATCTGAATGTATTGATGCAACAAGTCAATGACTTGATGAAACTTTTCCCCGAATTGAACGGTATAGCAGAAAATGGAACTGCGAATACTTATACACCGACTCCACCAAGACGATTAaag GGACCAAAATCGAGGGAATCATCACCACTGTCGGATTCGAGAAGCGATATAAGag GTTCAAATTCTCAATTTATTGAGAGAACAGAAAAATTAGAGTATACCGTTAAAAAATTAATGGATGTGGCAAAAGAACTGAAAGAATCGAAGAAATCTGCGGACGAAGTAAATACAACACGATTGAAGAAACTTGGCAAGAG ATCAACATCCGTGGAAAGCGATCCCGGGAAAGGTATAACAACATCTCGTTCGAAACCACGTTTGAAGAGAAAGAGTTTATCTTTAGAACAGACATCAGTACGAAATGAAGAA TCACGTATTTGGGGCACTGATAGCAACATGTCCAGTTTGCAATCATTAGAAAGTTCAGATGCTGAAGGACGAACACAAAGTTTGCAGAGAGATTCCAGTGTCGACAG TCGCCTCTCTACCGGTTCTACTAAAAGCGAAATGTTGGAGCGAGAAAAAAAGCATAGTAAAGgtataataaaaaagattacAACTAAATTGACTAAATCAGCCAGTGTGGATGATCCAAATATTTCTATGGACCTTTCTCTTCAA ACATCGGGATCCGAAACAAGCATCAATgagaagactgaaaagaaaaatCTAAAGAAAAAATTAACAGACATGTTCAAGAGAGGATCAAGAAGCGGCAG TGTAGAGAAGAAGATAAGTTCTACGAATCATAGTAGGCCAGCATCGAGAAACTCCACAACGTCGAACAAATAA
- the LOC126921520 gene encoding trichohyalin-like isoform X8: MHHMYSSKKGDPLCPLGFHPQVRWPTRCKRCFRDYKEHGGKKDSLRDITSSSPSLSYEQSSGRSAENGKRGWSSATNLAKDDFRASSESSHAAAGWTSLMDLSAIDNEERLEDRRPTKLQIKEVIDNSNESASENDVEFIIQVKKSKTGSSKSSEKNGERRMASEEWTEKSEVEQLRLQVKELQARCERAEKEKSEILMRRLATMETISSKAAPNEVQKLQKKNEALTQEKNSLLTKIRDLEKEVNSKTFRGERDREKDELRSKLKAAENLCESLMDDNEDMKKEIRQLEEEIYELQDTFRDEQADEHVRLRKSLEQSNKNCRILSFKLRKVERKVEELETEKATLEKKYEEVKKVEETLQKVKGEFQTRPLKKATEFTTKVQLKKMVEEMEKEIGDMMTVFTNISDGKEVNIQDMKIKDNHGKYDKLSKEHELLKEKLDSVMKELLDEKEKKKYSTKVEEKNTDLQNIKKKLEEAVTLRENERKTWDQEKTALLEEKEKLKSKLLSLSAEKLKVYNETVQLKKDLETAKTSENEGAKLEKTINDLKKELLLEKDKSKKLQDDLSGYTERESKMKQSMTSIEQTKTKLDTELKRLKKELENTKTSNSAKINDLTREVSELKKEKEKLLSQVDQEKESKESEVATLKKKISALEKTGLNTKRMNELRQTYNEKILNLENELKKGQLEYDNLNDKYKELTNLKKQFDLDNESLNSKLREQNIELIGVRRELESMRQSMKIKESEWRSERSALENRIRESELPNKALITDLNNDISNLKKENNTLVTRLEDLRKANDDLSDKLKDYEAVSKIHQALTPDTTALESEIRKLKNALENMEKAKKADLAQCKMRYEHRITAINDEIQAIQNQLSRYKRERDTYKHMLEGAQKTIAELKSAKGRQSNASSGKSDEEEELSSASKLVLETQINSLEDELSEARLEASRLKAELVSEKSASHVKVSELQSRINELEEEKVLTSGRTKIPGLKVRMELAWQKEREEHQRLLQETATLARDLRQTLFEIERERSKERLENKRRQDQLKKVYDEEKEESKKKLLELQCDLLELRDAHAKLRTSNEKMRREKERHEKEREELKDVILKKCKQEQIELRNLNVLMQQVNDLMKLFPELNGIAENGTANTYTPTPPRRLKGPKSRESSPLSDSRSDIRGSNSQFIERTEKLEYTVKKLMDVAKELKESKKSADEVNTTRLKKLGKRSTSVESDPGKGITTSRSKPRLKRKSLSLEQTSVRNEESRIWGTDSNMSSLQSLESSDAEGRTQSLQRDSSVDSRLSTGSTKSEMLEREKKHSKGIIKKITTKLTKSASVDDPNISMDLSLQTSGSETSINEKTEKKNLKKKLTDMFKRGSRSGSVEKKISSTNHSRPASRNSTTSNK, encoded by the exons ATGCACCACATGTATTCCTCGAAGAAAGGAGATCCTCTCTGTCCACTTGGTTTCCATCCGCAAGTACGATGGCCAACCCGTTGCAAAAGATGCTTCAG AGATTACAAGGAGCACGGAGGCAAAAAAGATAGCTTGAGGGATATCACATCGTCGTCACCTAGTTTATCGTACGAGCAATCTTCAGGCCG ATCTGCCGAGAATGGAAAACGTGGTTGGTCTTCAGCGACAAATTTGGCAAAGGATGACTTTAGAGCAAGCTCAGAGTCATCGCACGCAGCAGCTGGTTGGACTTCGCTCATGGATCTTTCTGCTATCGACAACGAAGAGAGATTGGAAG ATAGGAGGCCAACTAAGTTACAAATTAAGGAGGTTATAGATAACAGCAATGAGAGCGCCTCAGAAAATGACGTCGAATTCATAATCCAG GTGAAGAAGTCGAAGACTGGTTCTTCGAAAAGCAGCGAAAAAAATGGAGAACGACGAATGGCAAGCGAAGAATGGACGGAAAAA AGCGAGGTAGAACAGTTAAGGTTACAAGTAAAAGAATTGCAAGCACGATGCGAGAGGGCGGAAAAGGAGAAGAGCGAGATCCTGATGAGGCGATTAGCAACTATGGAAACCATATCGAGTAAAGCTGCACCGAATGAAGTACAGAAATTACAGAAGAAGAATGAAG CGCTCACGCAagaaaagaacagtttattGACCAAGATAAGAGACCTGGAGAAAGAAGTGAACTCGAAAACGTTTAGAGGAGAACGAGACCGGGAAAAGGATGAGCTACGTTCGAAATTAAAGGCAGCAGAAAATTTATGCGAGAGTTTGATGGATGACAACGAAGATATGAAGAAAGAAATACGGCAATTGGAGGAAGAGATATACGAACTGCAAGATACCTTTAG GGATGAGCAAGCGGACGAGCACGTTCGTTTGCGAAAAAGTTTGGAACAGTCGAATAAGAATTGTCGAATCTTGTCGTTTAAACTGAGGAAAGTTGAGCGGAAGGTGGAAGAACTAGAAACTGAGAAAGCTACTCTGGAAAAGAAATACGAAGAG GTGAAGAAAGTTGAAGAAACGTTGCAAAAGGTTAAAGGAGAATTCCAAACTAGGCCTCTGAAAAAGGCGACTGAATTTACAACTAAAGTACAATTGAAGAAGATGGTGGAAGAGATGGAAAAAGAAATAG GAGATATGATGACTGTCTTCACGAATATTTCTGATGGCAAAGAGGTGAACATTCAGGACATGAAAATCAAGGATAACCACGGGAAATACGACAAACTCTCAAAGGAGCATGAATTACTTAAGGAAAAGCTCGATTCTGTTATGAAAGAGTTGTTAgatgagaaagaaaagaagaaatacaGTACTAAAGTCGAGGAAAAAAATACGGATTTGCAAAACA TAAAAAAGAAATTGGAGGAGGCAGTGACATTGAGAGAAAACGAAAGGAAGACATGGGACCAGGAAAAGACAGCACTGCTCGAGGAGAAAGAGAAGCTAAAATCGAAACTTCTCTCTCTATCTGCGGAGAAACTTAAAGTGTATAACGAAACTGTACAATTGAAAAAGGATCTAG AAACAGCTAAGACATCAGAAAACGAAGGTGCAAAATTAGAGAAAACGATAAACGAtttgaagaaagaattgctTTTGGAAAAAGATAAATCGAAGAAGCTACAAGATGATTTGTCAGGATATACGGAACGAGAGTCGAAAATGAAACAATCAATGACATCA ATTGAACAAACAAAAACTAAGCTCGATACTGAGTTAAAACGCTTGAAGAAGGAATTAGAAAACACAAAAACCTCCAATTCCGCGAAAATAAATGATCTGACTAGGGAGGTCTCggaattaaagaaagaaaaggaaaaattgtTATCTCAAGTCGATCAAGAGAAAGAATCAAAGGAGAGTGAAGTAGCTACCTTGAAAAAGAAGATCAGTGCATTGGAGAAAACAGGATTGAACACGAAACGGATGAATGAATTGAGGCAGACGTACAATGAAAAGATTCTGA ATTTGGAGAACGAGCTCAAGAAAGGACAACTGGAATATGATAATCTGAATGACAAATACAAGGAATTGACGAATTTGAAAAAGCAATTCGATTTGGATAATGAGTCGCTTAATAG CAAATTACGAGAACAAAATATAGAGCTGATAGGTGTTCGTAGAGAATTGGAATCAATGCGACAGtcaatgaaaataaaagaaagcgaATGGCGATCAGAAAGATCAGCTCTAGAA aatcGTATACGAGAGAGTGAGCTGCCAAACAAAGCATTGATAACAGATTTGAATAATGACATAagcaatttgaaaaaagaaaacaatacaTTAGTAACGCGATTAGAAGATTTAAGAAAAGCG AACGACGACCTTTCTGACAAACTGAAGGACTATGAAGCAGTATCAAAAATCCATCAAGCTCTGACACCAGACACAACAGCTTTGGAGTCGGAGATACGAAAATTGAAAAACGCCCTTGAAAACATGGAGAAAGCAAAGAAAGCTGATTTAGCTCAATGCAAAATGCGTTATGAGCATAGAATAACTGCTATCAACGACGAAATTCAAGCTATTCAAAATCAATTGTCTAGGTACAAACGCGAGCGCGATACATATAAACATATGTTAGAAGGTGCTCAAAAAACTATCGCAGAATTAAAGTCTGCTAAAGGTAGACAGTCGAACGCATCTTCTGGGAAATCTGACGAG GAAGAAGAACTATCTAGTGCCAGTAAATTGGTTCTAGAAACGCAGATTAATAGCTTAGAAGACGAACTTTCTGAAGCAAGATTAGAAGCATCCAGATTGAAAGCTGAATTGGTATCTGAAAAGTCAGCGAGTCATGTTAAAGTATCTGAACTGCAGTCGCGAATTAACGAG cTCGAAGAAGAGAAAGTGCTCACTAGTGGTAGAACGAAGATTCCAGGACTGAAAGTTCGTATGGAGTTAGCGTGgcaaaaagaaagagaggagcATCAGAGATTATTGCAAGAGACCGCTACACTGGCGAGGGATTTGCGACAAACTCTATTCGAA ATTGAAAGAGAACGTTCCAAGGAAAGGCTGGAGAATAAGAGACGGCAAGATCAATTGAAAAAGGTGTAcgacgaagagaaagaagaaagcaagaagaaattgttagaa tTACAATGCGATTTGCTCGAATTAAGGGACGCTCACGCAAAATTAAGGACCAGTAACGAAAAAATGAGACGCGAAAAGGAACGTCATGAGAAGGAGAGAGAAGAACTCAAAGATGTAATATTGAAAAAATGTAAACAAGAACAGATTGAATTGCGAAATCTGAATGTATTGATGCAACAAGTCAATGACTTGATGAAACTTTTCCCCGAATTGAACGGTATAGCAGAAAATGGAACTGCGAATACTTATACACCGACTCCACCAAGACGATTAaag GGACCAAAATCGAGGGAATCATCACCACTGTCGGATTCGAGAAGCGATATAAGag GTTCAAATTCTCAATTTATTGAGAGAACAGAAAAATTAGAGTATACCGTTAAAAAATTAATGGATGTGGCAAAAGAACTGAAAGAATCGAAGAAATCTGCGGACGAAGTAAATACAACACGATTGAAGAAACTTGGCAAGAG ATCAACATCCGTGGAAAGCGATCCCGGGAAAGGTATAACAACATCTCGTTCGAAACCACGTTTGAAGAGAAAGAGTTTATCTTTAGAACAGACATCAGTACGAAATGAAGAA TCACGTATTTGGGGCACTGATAGCAACATGTCCAGTTTGCAATCATTAGAAAGTTCAGATGCTGAAGGACGAACACAAAGTTTGCAGAGAGATTCCAGTGTCGACAG TCGCCTCTCTACCGGTTCTACTAAAAGCGAAATGTTGGAGCGAGAAAAAAAGCATAGTAAAGgtataataaaaaagattacAACTAAATTGACTAAATCAGCCAGTGTGGATGATCCAAATATTTCTATGGACCTTTCTCTTCAA ACATCGGGATCCGAAACAAGCATCAATgagaagactgaaaagaaaaatCTAAAGAAAAAATTAACAGACATGTTCAAGAGAGGATCAAGAAGCGGCAG TGTAGAGAAGAAGATAAGTTCTACGAATCATAGTAGGCCAGCATCGAGAAACTCCACAACGTCGAACAAATAA